Proteins encoded together in one Quercus lobata isolate SW786 chromosome 3, ValleyOak3.0 Primary Assembly, whole genome shotgun sequence window:
- the LOC115982292 gene encoding putative UDP-glucuronate:xylan alpha-glucuronosyltransferase 4, with protein sequence MGSKTSSSTRAKPFIFFLLFLSSSLFFTVLTFRPKPNLINTHGLQHQAKISNGFNLIPKEFKGKNVKVGLVNIVGDRIEATYRLLGLSESKTETVKVRFDHVSKDLTWRDFFPEWIDEDEKWASPKCPEIPLPRKEDYEDLDVVIARTPCDKVKENKGIRDVFRLQVNLVVANLVVRNGWLSPDVNRTVYAVFIGSCEPMVEIFRCDDLVMHRGDLWVYKPELRRLKQKVLMPFGSCQLAPSYAQTGQEVWRNFMSESRQQNHSITLHRHKKAYATVLHSSEAYVCGAIALAQSIIQSNSTKDLVLLADHSISSESIRGLRAAGWKIKRIKRIQNPFAKKDSYNEWNYSKLRIWQLIEYDKVIFIDADLLVLKNIDKFFVHPQVSAATNNMMIFNSGAMVIEPSLCMFKELLSKSLKLESYNGGEQGFLNEAFTWWHRLPTKLNQLKIFDGSSNEKHEIAEDSYTMQYLGLKPWMCYKDYDCNWDKLDHHQFASDSAHKRWWQVFEAMPKNLQPHCGLTKEMDARIRKWRGIARRASLADGHWRIKVEDPRQHHFVDYLRDANS encoded by the exons atggGTTCCAAAACTTCTTCTTCTACTAGAGCAAAAcccttcattttctttctcctcttcCTCTCATCCTCCCTCTTTTTCACTGTGTTAACCTTTAGACCAAAGCCAAACCTTATTAACACGCATGGGCTTCAACATCAAGCCAAGATATCAAATGGGTTCAATCTTATTCCAAAAGAATTCAAGGGTAAGAATGTTAAAGTTGGTTTGGTAAATATTGTGGGTGATAGAATAGAAGCTACATACAGATTACTTGGATTATCAGAGTCAAAAACTGAGACTGTCAAGGTAAGGTTTGATCATGTGTCCAAGGATTTGACATGGAGGGACTTCTTCCCTGAATGGATTGATGAAGATGAGAAATGGGCTTCACCCAAGTGCCCGGAGATACCATTGCCGAGGAAGGAGGATTATGAGGACCTTGATGTGGTAATAGCTAGGACTCCATGTGATAAGGTTAAAGAGAATAAAGGGATTAGGGATGTGTTTAGGTTACAAGTCAATTTAGTGGTGGCTAATCTGGTGGTGAGGAATGGATGGCTTAGTCCTGATGTTAATCGGACGGTGTATGCTGTGTTCATCGGGTCTTGTGAGCCAATGGTGGAGATTTTCAGATGTGATGATCTTGTGATGCATCGAGGAGATCTTTGGGTGTATAAGCCTGAGTTGAGGAGGTTGAAGCAGAAGGTACTCATGCCTTTTGGGTCATGCCAACTTGCTCCTAGTTATGCACAAACAG GTCAAGAGGTGTGGAGAAATTTTATGTCAGAATCAAGACAACAGAATCACAGCATTACCTTACACCGCCATAAGAAGGCATATGCAACAGTCCTCCATTCTTCAGAAGCTTATGTTTGTGGTGCAATAGCCTTAGCTCAAAGCATCATTCAGAGCAACTCCACCAAAGACCTAGTCCTCCTTGCTGATCACTCCATTAGTTCCGAGTCCATCCGAGGCTTAAGAGCTGCCGGATGGAAGATTAAACGCATCAAACGCATCCAAAATCCATTTGCCAAAAAGGATTCTTATAATGAGTGGAACTACAGCAAGCTACGCATATGGCAACTAATAGAGTATGACAAAGTTATTTTTATAGATGCTGATCTTTTAGTCCTAAAGAACATAGATAAATTCTTTGTTCATCCACAAGTATCGGCTGCAACAAATAatatgatgatttttaattctgGGGCCATGGTAATTGAACCATCATTGTGCATGTTCAAGGAGTTATTGTCTAAGAGTTTGAAGCTGGAGTCATATAATGGTGGTGAACAAGGATTTCTTAATGAAGCTTTTACATGGTGGCACCGGTTGCCTACAAAGCTTAATCAGCTAAAAATTTTCGATGGGTCGAGCAATGAGAAGCATGAGATAGCAGAGGATAGTTATACGATGCAATATTTGGGGTTGAAGCCATGGATGTGTTACAAGGACTATGATTGTAATTGGGACAAGTTGGATCACCATCAGTTTGCTAGTGACTCAGCCCACAAGAGGTGGTGGCAAGTTTTCGAGGCCATGCCAAAGAATTTGCAACCACATTGTGGACTCACTAAGGAAATGGATGCAAGGATAAGGAAATGGAGAGGGATAGCTAGGAGAGCTAGTTTGGCTGATGGGCATTGGAGAATCAAGGTTGAGGACCCGAGACAACACCATTTTGTGGACTACTTGAGGGATGCCAACAGTTGA
- the LOC115978686 gene encoding mitogen-activated protein kinase kinase kinase ANP1 isoform X2: MQDIFGSVRRSLVFRTAPPESDDSPSSPSPSPSPSHSPLPLPLVDKINSCIRKSRVFSKLSSPPPPPPPPPIRWRKGELIGCGAFGRVYMGMNLDSGELLAVKQVLIAENSASKEKAQAHIRELEEEVKLLKNLSHPNIVRYLGTVREEETLNILLEFVPGGSISSLLGKFGSFPEAVIRTYTKQLLLGLEYLHRNGIMHRDIKGANILVDNKGCIKLADFGASKQATVSGAKSMKGTPYWMAPEVILQTGHNFSADIWSVGCTVIEMATGKPPWSQQYQEVAALFYIGTTKSHPPIPEHLSVEAKDFLLKCLQKEPNLRPAASELLQHPFVTGGQVESHPSYRTSVTENSETPSLPTATDHETSKMSTSPGSTDLCNLDSLRCSTAFLEKSSEKMHIWELNNSDDDMCQTDKDDFTVQEVKIGSSLMPENLKSFNPMCEPTDGWGCKFDASPEPELTGINPDTKEQISQAAGCSGVFGEGDKDFSFPCGPSLSEDDDELTESKIRAFLDEKAFELKKLQTPLYEEFYNSLAACSPSFTESTRDETTPKYLKLPPKSRSPSRGPTGAPSPTVDSFNTGSPGSNSRHVSNIGNASDQSSQDNPSPPPSDWRGRVVDAQQEPNSPSMSFSERQRKWKEELDQELERKREMMRQAGVGGKTSSPKDRALNRQRERTRFASPGK; this comes from the exons atgCAGGACATATTTGGATCAGTCCGCCGATCACTGGTGTTCCGTACAGCCCCACCAGAAAGCGACGATTCACCATCATCGCCATCACCGTCACCATCACCGTCACACTCACCACTGCCATTACCACTAGTCGACAAGATCAATTCTTGCATTCGTAAATCCAGAGTCTTCTCCAAACtctcttctcctcctcctcctccgccACCGCCACCGATCCGATGGCGAAAAGGCGAGTTGATCGGCTGCGGCGCATTTGGGCGCGTCTACATGGGCATGAATCTTGATTCCGGGGAGCTCCTAGCTGTCAAACAG GTTCTGATTGCAGAAAATAGCGCTTCAAAGGAGAAAGCTCAG GCACATATCAGGGAGCTTGAGGAAGAAGTGAAGCTTCTAAAGAATCTCTCCCATCCTAACATTGTT AGATATTTGGGTACTGTGAGGGAGGAGGAAACCTTAAATATTCTGTTGGAGTTTGTCCCTGGTGGATCAATATCTTCACTTTTGGGGAAATTTGGATCTTTCCCTGAGGCT GTTATAAGAACATACACAAAGCAGTTGTTATTAGGACTGGAGTATTTACACAGAAATGGAATCATGCATAGGGACATTAAG gGGGCAAATATTCTTGTAGATAATAAAGGATGCATTAAACTTGCAGATTTTGGTGCATCCAAACAG GCTACTGTTTCAGGTGCCAAGTCTATGAAGGGCACACCATATTGGATGGCTCCTGAAGTCATTCTCCAGACTGGGCATAACTT TTCTGCTGATATATGGAGTGTTGGATGTACTGTAATTGAGATGGCCACTGGAAAGCCCCCATGGAGTCAACAGTACCAGGAG GTTGCTGCTCTGTTCTACATTGGGACAACGAAGTCTCATCCACCGATCCCTGAGCATCTCTCTGTTGAAGCAAAAGATTTTTTGCTGAAATGTTTGCAAAA GGAACCAAATTTGAGGCCTGCTGCATCCGAGTTGCTCCAG CATCCCTTTGTTACTGGTGGACAAGTGGAATCTCATCCTTCTTATCGTACTTCTGTCACG GAGAATTCTGAAACCCCTTCTTTACCCACTGCCACAGATCATGAGACTTC TAAGATGTCAACTAGCCCTGGATCAACAGATCTTTGTAATTTGGATAGTCTGCGTTGCTCAACTGCATTTCTTGAGAAGTCTTCAGAAAAAATGCATATTTGGGAATTGAACAACAGtgatgatgacatgtgtcagACTGACAAAGATGATTTTACAGTGCAGGAAGTAAAGATTGGTTCGTCTTTGATGCCTGAGAACTTAAAG AGTTTCAACCCCATGTGTGAGCCCACTGATGGCTGGGGGTGCAAATTCGATGCAAGTCCAGAACCAGAACTAACAGGAATAAATCCAGACACTAAAGAACAGATTTCTCAGGCTGCTGGTTGCTCTGGGGTTTTTGGTGAGGGGGACAAAGATTTTTCATTTCCTTGTGGCCCGTCACTttctgaggatgatgatgaacTTACTGAGTCAAAAATCAGAGCCTTTTTGGATGAGAAG GCTTTTGAACTGAAGAAACTGCAAACACCTTTGTATGAAGAGTTTTACAACAGTTTGGCAGCTTGCTCTCCAAGTTTTACGGAGAGTACACGTGATGAAACTACCCCAAAGTATTTGAAATTACCTCCAAAAAGCAGGTCGCCGAGTCGAGGTCCAACTGGTGCTCCATCTCCAACAGTTGATTCCTTTAATACTGGAAGCCCGGGAAGTAATAGCAGGCATGTGTCAAATATTGGCAATGCAAGTGATCAAAGTTCACAGGATAATCCTTCACCTCCGCCTTCTGATTGGAGAGGACGTGTAGTTGATGCTCAGCAAGAGCCCAATAGTCCAAG TATGAGCTTTTCCGAGAGACAGAGGAAGTGGAAAGAAGAGCTTGACCAAGAGCTTGAAAGAAAGCGAG AGATGATGCGGCAGGCAGGTGTGGGAGGGAAAACATCTTCACCAAAGGATCGAGCTTTAAATCGGCAGAGAGAGCGGACAAGATTTGCATCTCCCGgcaaataa
- the LOC115978686 gene encoding mitogen-activated protein kinase kinase kinase ANP1 isoform X1, whose amino-acid sequence MQDIFGSVRRSLVFRTAPPESDDSPSSPSPSPSPSHSPLPLPLVDKINSCIRKSRVFSKLSSPPPPPPPPPIRWRKGELIGCGAFGRVYMGMNLDSGELLAVKQVLIAENSASKEKAQAHIRELEEEVKLLKNLSHPNIVRYLGTVREEETLNILLEFVPGGSISSLLGKFGSFPEAVIRTYTKQLLLGLEYLHRNGIMHRDIKGANILVDNKGCIKLADFGASKQVVELATVSGAKSMKGTPYWMAPEVILQTGHNFSADIWSVGCTVIEMATGKPPWSQQYQEVAALFYIGTTKSHPPIPEHLSVEAKDFLLKCLQKEPNLRPAASELLQHPFVTGGQVESHPSYRTSVTENSETPSLPTATDHETSKMSTSPGSTDLCNLDSLRCSTAFLEKSSEKMHIWELNNSDDDMCQTDKDDFTVQEVKIGSSLMPENLKSFNPMCEPTDGWGCKFDASPEPELTGINPDTKEQISQAAGCSGVFGEGDKDFSFPCGPSLSEDDDELTESKIRAFLDEKAFELKKLQTPLYEEFYNSLAACSPSFTESTRDETTPKYLKLPPKSRSPSRGPTGAPSPTVDSFNTGSPGSNSRHVSNIGNASDQSSQDNPSPPPSDWRGRVVDAQQEPNSPSMSFSERQRKWKEELDQELERKREMMRQAGVGGKTSSPKDRALNRQRERTRFASPGK is encoded by the exons atgCAGGACATATTTGGATCAGTCCGCCGATCACTGGTGTTCCGTACAGCCCCACCAGAAAGCGACGATTCACCATCATCGCCATCACCGTCACCATCACCGTCACACTCACCACTGCCATTACCACTAGTCGACAAGATCAATTCTTGCATTCGTAAATCCAGAGTCTTCTCCAAACtctcttctcctcctcctcctccgccACCGCCACCGATCCGATGGCGAAAAGGCGAGTTGATCGGCTGCGGCGCATTTGGGCGCGTCTACATGGGCATGAATCTTGATTCCGGGGAGCTCCTAGCTGTCAAACAG GTTCTGATTGCAGAAAATAGCGCTTCAAAGGAGAAAGCTCAG GCACATATCAGGGAGCTTGAGGAAGAAGTGAAGCTTCTAAAGAATCTCTCCCATCCTAACATTGTT AGATATTTGGGTACTGTGAGGGAGGAGGAAACCTTAAATATTCTGTTGGAGTTTGTCCCTGGTGGATCAATATCTTCACTTTTGGGGAAATTTGGATCTTTCCCTGAGGCT GTTATAAGAACATACACAAAGCAGTTGTTATTAGGACTGGAGTATTTACACAGAAATGGAATCATGCATAGGGACATTAAG gGGGCAAATATTCTTGTAGATAATAAAGGATGCATTAAACTTGCAGATTTTGGTGCATCCAAACAGGTTGTTGAGCTG GCTACTGTTTCAGGTGCCAAGTCTATGAAGGGCACACCATATTGGATGGCTCCTGAAGTCATTCTCCAGACTGGGCATAACTT TTCTGCTGATATATGGAGTGTTGGATGTACTGTAATTGAGATGGCCACTGGAAAGCCCCCATGGAGTCAACAGTACCAGGAG GTTGCTGCTCTGTTCTACATTGGGACAACGAAGTCTCATCCACCGATCCCTGAGCATCTCTCTGTTGAAGCAAAAGATTTTTTGCTGAAATGTTTGCAAAA GGAACCAAATTTGAGGCCTGCTGCATCCGAGTTGCTCCAG CATCCCTTTGTTACTGGTGGACAAGTGGAATCTCATCCTTCTTATCGTACTTCTGTCACG GAGAATTCTGAAACCCCTTCTTTACCCACTGCCACAGATCATGAGACTTC TAAGATGTCAACTAGCCCTGGATCAACAGATCTTTGTAATTTGGATAGTCTGCGTTGCTCAACTGCATTTCTTGAGAAGTCTTCAGAAAAAATGCATATTTGGGAATTGAACAACAGtgatgatgacatgtgtcagACTGACAAAGATGATTTTACAGTGCAGGAAGTAAAGATTGGTTCGTCTTTGATGCCTGAGAACTTAAAG AGTTTCAACCCCATGTGTGAGCCCACTGATGGCTGGGGGTGCAAATTCGATGCAAGTCCAGAACCAGAACTAACAGGAATAAATCCAGACACTAAAGAACAGATTTCTCAGGCTGCTGGTTGCTCTGGGGTTTTTGGTGAGGGGGACAAAGATTTTTCATTTCCTTGTGGCCCGTCACTttctgaggatgatgatgaacTTACTGAGTCAAAAATCAGAGCCTTTTTGGATGAGAAG GCTTTTGAACTGAAGAAACTGCAAACACCTTTGTATGAAGAGTTTTACAACAGTTTGGCAGCTTGCTCTCCAAGTTTTACGGAGAGTACACGTGATGAAACTACCCCAAAGTATTTGAAATTACCTCCAAAAAGCAGGTCGCCGAGTCGAGGTCCAACTGGTGCTCCATCTCCAACAGTTGATTCCTTTAATACTGGAAGCCCGGGAAGTAATAGCAGGCATGTGTCAAATATTGGCAATGCAAGTGATCAAAGTTCACAGGATAATCCTTCACCTCCGCCTTCTGATTGGAGAGGACGTGTAGTTGATGCTCAGCAAGAGCCCAATAGTCCAAG TATGAGCTTTTCCGAGAGACAGAGGAAGTGGAAAGAAGAGCTTGACCAAGAGCTTGAAAGAAAGCGAG AGATGATGCGGCAGGCAGGTGTGGGAGGGAAAACATCTTCACCAAAGGATCGAGCTTTAAATCGGCAGAGAGAGCGGACAAGATTTGCATCTCCCGgcaaataa
- the LOC115981513 gene encoding probable microtubule-binding protein TANGLED, whose protein sequence is MVARTPQKLKKMVAPINPVLLRETVKKVDRCMARLQELQYTVSGGTKVISGVSLSPRSTRGYLRTSLRCKQESARIKNATSKKSPVGKFPAHTGEEWRRMSLPAMLVGETVGEILQASQFAREIVAAVVNKTKKITLDDPKTPVTQRRNQRPQPENTELRTRRKREKQNKLQLIRSESDTPSLQRARSRINFKVSPPKIRELDKENSRYLANRISPKNRPWAKKTVLFPNPLFLSTASAQQQKFCKTRSPVIARNKQTPHKFLIKSPPSASSKFQVKIKSPPVVSLSPTRHTSLSKKSPKMSTASKLRRSFSPSRLATRLVSPLRSRKGVQKIDGLMSGLKQRPAVTPMRF, encoded by the exons ATGGTTGCAAGAACCCCACAAAAACTGAAGAAAATGGTAGCACCTATCAATCCGGTCCTACTCAGAGAAACTGTAAAGAAg GTGGATAGGTGTATGGCTAGGCTGCAAGAGCTACAATACACAGTGTCAGGTGGGACAAAGGTGATATCAGGGGTGAGTCTAAGCCCTCGCAGTACCAGGGGTTATCTGAGGACCAGTCTCAGATGCAAGCAAGAGTCTGCAAG GATCAAGAATGCTACCTCTAAGAAATCTCCAGTGGGGAAGTTTCCAGCTCACACAggag AGGAATGGCGTAGAATGTCATTACCAGCAATGCTTGTAGGTGAAACGGTTGGAGAAATTCTACAAGCAAGCCAATTTGCAAGAGAAATAGTAGCAGCAGTTGTtaacaaaaccaagaaaatcaCACTTGATGATCCTAAAACTCCAGTAACTCAACGGAGGAACCAGAGGCCACAACCAGAAAACACAGAACTCAGGACTAGaagaaagagggagaagcaaAACAAATTGCAATTGATTCGATCAGAGTCTGATACACCATCACTTCAAAGGGCTCGTTCACGAATCAACTTCAAAGTTTCACCCCCAAAGATTAGAGAATTGGACAAAGAAAATAGCCGATATTTGGCAAATAGAATATCCCCCAAGAATAGACCATGGGCTAAAAAGACAGTTTTATTCCCCAATCCTTTGTTCTTGTCTACAGCTTCTGCACAGCAACAGAAGTTTTGCAAGACAAGGTCTCCAGTTATagcaagaaacaaacaaacaccacATAAGTTCTTAATTAAGTCTCCACCATCAGCttcttccaagtttcaagtCAAGATCAAGAGCCCCCCAGTGGTTTCTCTTTCTCCCACTAGGCATACAAGTTTGAGCAAGAAGTCTCCAAAGATGTCAACTGCATCAAAGTTGCGCCGGTCTTTCTCTCCTTCAAGACTGGCAACTAGATTGGTGTCTCCATTGAGGAGCAGAAAGGGTGTACAGAAGATTGATGGGCTAATGAGTGGATTGAAGCAGCGTCCAGCTGTGACACCAATGCGATTCTAA